ACAATACCTTCATCCCCTGTGGCCAGATAGGTTTGCGCCAGCAGCCCCAGCAACTCATCCGAGCCGTTGCCAATCATGATCCTGTCAGCCGGCAGGGCAAACACCCGGGCAATCGCCTCGCGCAAATGCTGTGCCGCACCATCGGGATAAAGCGCCAGATTGCCTGCCGCCTGCCGATAAGCTTCAATCGCCGCCGGACTGGCGCCAAGCGGCGTTTCGTTGGACGACAACTTATAAACCCTGCCACCGGCGGCACCCGCGTTTTTGCCGGGCACATAGGCGGCAATATCCATAATACCAGCTTTGGGTACAGGACGGGCGTTTATACTTTCATCTGCCATGGCATATCTGCTTTCTTTCGTCACAAGAGTGTTGCCCAAGATAAAACGGCTGGCCGCAGAAGTCCAGTTTGTAATGACAACCCTGAGATATTCTTGACTTTTATTACCAAATAGGCCTAGCTGTTTTTTTCTGTTTACAGGCGTATTTTTCGTCAAAAGCGGTATGCAACCGATATGAGTCACAAGACAAACACCTGCCCTGATCAGGCGATAAATCCCGACAGCCTGATTGCACATTTTGCCGATAATCAGCCGTTGCGCCTTGACAGCGGCGCGGTACTCGCGCCGTTTCAGCTTGCCTATCAAACCTATGGCACACTGAATGCCGATAAAAGCAACGCCATTTTAATCTGCCATCCTCTCACCTGCGATCAGCACGTGGCAAATCCGCACCCGTTGACCGGCAAAGCCGGCTGGTGGGATAATCTTGCCGGCGCGGGGAAAATCATTGACACGGCGCGCTATTTTGTCATCTGCTCCAATGTGATCGGCGGTTGTCTTGGCTCCACCGGCCCGGCAAGCATGAACCCGCAGACAGGCAAACCCTATGCGCTGGATTTTCCGGTTATCACCATTGCCGATATGGTGCGCGCGCAGGCCATGCTGGTTGACCGGCTGGGCATTGATACGCTGTTTGCCGTCATTGGCGGTTCAATGGGCGGCTGCCAAGTTCTGCAATGGGCATCCGCCTATAAAGAACGGGTGTTTTCCGCCATCATTCTCGCGTCCGGCGCGCGCTTTTCAGCGCAGAACATCGCCTTTGACGAGATTGGCCGGCAGGCGGTGATGGCCGACCCCGACTGGCGGGACGGGCGCTATATCGAAGCCGGCACAACACCGCGCAAAGGATTGGCGGTGGCGCGCATGACAGCCCATGTCACCTATCTTTCAGAAAAGGCACTGCACCGGAAATTCGGCCGCAACCTGCAGGCACGCCCGCAGGTGACATTCGGCTTTGATGCTGATTTTCAGATTGAAAGTTATCTGCGCCATCAGGGCATGACTTTTGTTGAGCGCTTTGACGCCAATTCTTACCTTTATCTCACCCGCGCCATGGACTATTTTGACCTGGCGGCAGATCATGGCGGACGGCTGGCGCACGCATTTTCCGGCACAAGAACGCGGTTTTTTGTTGCATCTTTTTCCTCCGACTGGCTGTTTCCCACCCGTGAAAGCCAACTCATCGTTCATGCGCTCAATGCTGCAGGAGCTTCTGTTTCGTTTGTTGAAATTGCTACAGACAAGGGGCATGACGCATTTCTGCTCGATGAACCAGTGCTGTCTTCCGCCATGGACGGCTTTTTACAGGCCAGTGCCCGCGCCAAGGGGATTCCATCATGACACGTGTTGATTTTGATGTCATTGCCTCTTTTATACCCGGCAGTGCCAAAGTGCTTGATGTCGGCTGTGGTGATGGCGCATTGCTGCAATTGCTTGGTGAACGCCAGGGTGTGGACGGCCGCGGTGTAGAATTATCGCAGCAGGGCGTTGACACCTGTCTTGCCCGCGGGCTTTCCGTAATACAGGGGGACGCCGACCGCGACCTCGTTTATTATCCCGATAACGGTTTTGATTATGTGATTTTATCGCAAACCCTGCAAGCCACGCGCAATCCGCGTCAGGTTCTGGAAGAACTGTTGCGCATTGGCAGGCGGGTGATTGTTTCCATACCCAATTTCGGCTATTGGCGGGTGCGCGCCTCACTGATGTTCCGCGGCCGGATGCCGGTGACCAGAGAGCTGGCCTACAGCTGGTATGACACGCCGAATATCCATTTCTGCACCATTGCCGATTTTCTGACCATGGCGGGGGAAGCCGGGGCAAAGGTTGAACAGGAGGTGGTGCTCAACCGTGTCGGCGAACGGCTGAATTATGGCCTGCCGCGCCGCCTGTGGAATCTGCTCGGCCAGCAGGCGGTGTTCCTGTTACAGCGCTAACGTTCAGCCACAAGCGCCACACCTTTGATTTGCGCGTAAACAGGCATACCCGCCTGCAAGCCCAGCGCCTGCCATGAAAAAATGCTGATGCGGCTTAAAATCTGTGCGCCGGCGCCACCCTCACCCAGCGCAACCAGCACCAGCATTTCCGAATTGCTGACAGCGCTTGATGAAACAATCCGCCCGGGCAGGACATTGAGGATTGAGCTTTGTTGCGGCTTTTGCAGTGCAAGGCTGACATCACCCGCGGCAATGCGCAAACGCAGATGCCCGGTTTGCGGACATGTTTCAAGCGGGGCATAAAATAGCTGCTCGCCGACCTGCAATGCGGCAAGCCCGTCTTGTCCATGGCTGAAACGGGCAGACAGATTGACTGCCGCATTGCGCGCTCTGGCAAAGGGCAGATCAGGATTTGCCTGTAATGCTTCCAGCGAACCACTAGCCAGCACCCGTCCCTTATCCATGCAGACAAGCGTATCGGCAAAACGCTCAACCTCGTCACGGTTATGAGTGATATAGAAAACCGGCAGGGACAGACTGTCACGCAAGCGTTCCAGAAACGGCATGATCTCATCGCGCCCTTGCTCGTCAAGGGCGGAAAGCGGCTCGTCCATCAACAACATGTGCGGACTGGACAACAACGCCCGCCCGATAGCGACCCGCTGCCGCTCACCACCGGAAAGATATTGCACCTTGCGCCCGACAAGATGTTCCATGCCCAGCATGGAAACCACCTCACCAAAAGCCGGTGCTGATTGTGACATATTGCCATCCATGCCGAAACGCAGATTGCCGCCGACATCAAGGTGCGGAAACAGGCTTGCTTCCTGAAACACATAACCGATGGGCCGCCTGTGCACGGGCACAAACACCCCTTCATCCTGCCAGCGCGTTTCTCCCACCCGCACATGGCCGCGCAGACGGGTGAGACCGGCGATAGCGCGCAAAGCGGTGGTCTTGCCGCAGCCGGACGCGCCATACAACACTGTCACACCCCGCAGGGGCGCGTGAAAGGCGACATCCAGCGCAAAGCTCCCGAGCCTGCCGGAAAGCGCAATATCAACACCCGTTCCCGTCATAACATCGTTTCACGTTTTTTCTGCCGCTCCAACAGCGACACGGTCAGAATAACCACAAAAGCAAAAACCAGCATGATGGCGGAAAGAACAGCAGCTTCCGTATAACGCTGGTTTTCATTCAGCTGGACAATGGTGGTGGAAATCACCCGCGTTTGCGGCGTGTTGCCGCCGATCATCACCACAATGCCATATTCACCTACCGTATGGGCAAAAGCAAGCACCGCGCCGGTCAATATGCCCGGACGCGCCAGCGGCAGCGCCACTTTGAAAAAACTTTGCCATGGCGACTGGCGCAAAGTGGCGGCCACTTCCAGCGGGCGTGCACCGATGGCGGCAAACGCATTACGGACAGGCTGGACAACAAAAGGCAGCGAATAGACAACAGAACCGATCAGCAGCCCGGCAAAACTGAATGCGAACGTTCTCATACCGAATAATGGTGCAAGCCAGCCGATCGCCCCGTTCGGCCCGAGCGCGACCAGCAGATAAAAACCCAGCACTGTCGGCGGCAGCACCAGCGGCAGGGCGACAAGGGCGGTTATCACTTCACGCAGGCGCAACCGGGTGCGCGCCAGCCACCAGGCCAGCGGAATGCCGATCAGCAACAGGCAGGCGGTGGCAGCAAAGGCCAGTTCAAGCGTCAGCCAGATCGCGGCAAGGGTTGAGGCTGATAAGATATTCATGCCACTATCATACAGATTTTCTATGGCAAGGCATAGCCGTAAGCGCGGATTATCTTTTTCGCCTGCGGCGTTTTGAGAAATTCGAGAAAGGCTTTTGCCGCTTCATTGTCTTCAGCGGTTTTCAGCAACACGGCATTCTGCCGGATCGGACGGTAAAAACTTTGCGGAATATCCCAATGTGCCCCATCCTGTCTTTTGATAACCTGTGACAGCGCGACAAAGCCGATTTCAGCATTGCCGGTATCGACAAACTGAAAGACCTGTTCAATATTGCGCCCTTCAACCCGTTTGGGCTTCAAGATTTCATAGAATCCAAGCGCTTCCATCACTTCCACCGCTGCCCTGCCATAGGGAACAGTGTCAGGATTGCCATAAGCAATATGATTGACAGAGGGATCAAGCAAGGTTTTCGCGCCGGATATTTTGCCATTCGCCCGCCATAAAACCAGCTTGCCGACAGCATAAGTGAAGTTTGTGCCCGTGACACCATAGCCTTCGTCAATTGCCTGTTCCGGCCGCACATTATCCGCCGCCAGAAAAACATCAAACGGCGCGCCCTGTGCAATCTGGTTATAAAAACCACCGGTTGCACCGTAGGACAAGGTGACATCATGGCCGGTTTCCTGTTTGAAAACAGCCGCGATATCCTGCGCCGGTCCGGTGAAATTGGCGGCGACAGCCACCACCACCTGCCCGGCCTGCGCGAGAGAAGCCGCCAGCAAAAAAAACAGACCCGCAAGGCCAAACCTGTATATCATCCCTTATCCTTCAGCTGTTACACAACAAAACGATATAAAAGATACAGAAAAAAGACAAGCCTTCCTGTTTCACCGCCACAGGCTGACGCGTAAAGCCCGCCCGGCTTTATAACAAACCGGACACAATCACCACAGAGCTTACTGTGCTGCGCCGGCAAGAATAATGAAGTGAACCGAGACCACCTGCTCATGAGGAAAGAACAATTGTTTTTCCGGATTAAGCTGCTCAAGAACCAGTTCACAGGTATTATGACGGATAAACCGTTTTATATAAGCATAAGGCGACTGATTTTCATTTACTCTGATCTGCGCCACAACATAATCACCTTTTTTGACCTGCCGTGTCGGGTCAACAAAAGCAATCTCGCCGTCCTGATAGCGCGGCGACATGGAATCTCCCCCCACTAAAACAGCGTAAACTTCTGGAACTTCAGACAATTGTGGCGGGCACAGAATATTAAA
This is a stretch of genomic DNA from Candidatus Tokpelaia hoelldoblerii. It encodes these proteins:
- the metX gene encoding Homoserine O-acetyltransferase (bhsal15980), which translates into the protein MSHKTNTCPDQAINPDSLIAHFADNQPLRLDSGAVLAPFQLAYQTYGTLNADKSNAILICHPLTCDQHVANPHPLTGKAGWWDNLAGAGKIIDTARYFVICSNVIGGCLGSTGPASMNPQTGKPYALDFPVITIADMVRAQAMLVDRLGIDTLFAVIGGSMGGCQVLQWASAYKERVFSAIILASGARFSAQNIAFDEIGRQAVMADPDWRDGRYIEAGTTPRKGLAVARMTAHVTYLSEKALHRKFGRNLQARPQVTFGFDADFQIESYLRHQGMTFVERFDANSYLYLTRAMDYFDLAADHGGRLAHAFSGTRTRFFVASFSSDWLFPTRESQLIVHALNAAGASVSFVEIATDKGHDAFLLDEPVLSSAMDGFLQASARAKGIPS
- the metW gene encoding Methionine biosynthesis protein MetW (bhsal15990) translates to MTRVDFDVIASFIPGSAKVLDVGCGDGALLQLLGERQGVDGRGVELSQQGVDTCLARGLSVIQGDADRDLVYYPDNGFDYVILSQTLQATRNPRQVLEELLRIGRRVIVSIPNFGYWRVRASLMFRGRMPVTRELAYSWYDTPNIHFCTIADFLTMAGEAGAKVEQEVVLNRVGERLNYGLPRRLWNLLGQQAVFLLQR
- the modC gene encoding Molybdenum ABC transporter (ATP-binding protein) (bhsal16000), which produces MTGTGVDIALSGRLGSFALDVAFHAPLRGVTVLYGASGCGKTTALRAIAGLTRLRGHVRVGETRWQDEGVFVPVHRRPIGYVFQEASLFPHLDVGGNLRFGMDGNMSQSAPAFGEVVSMLGMEHLVGRKVQYLSGGERQRVAIGRALLSSPHMLLMDEPLSALDEQGRDEIMPFLERLRDSLSLPVFYITHNRDEVERFADTLVCMDKGRVLASGSLEALQANPDLPFARARNAAVNLSARFSHGQDGLAALQVGEQLFYAPLETCPQTGHLRLRIAAGDVSLALQKPQQSSILNVLPGRIVSSSAVSNSEMLVLVALGEGGAGAQILSRISIFSWQALGLQAGMPVYAQIKGVALVAER
- the modB gene encoding Molybdenum ABC transporter permease protein (bhsal16010), giving the protein MNILSASTLAAIWLTLELAFAATACLLLIGIPLAWWLARTRLRLREVITALVALPLVLPPTVLGFYLLVALGPNGAIGWLAPLFGMRTFAFSFAGLLIGSVVYSLPFVVQPVRNAFAAIGARPLEVAATLRQSPWQSFFKVALPLARPGILTGAVLAFAHTVGEYGIVVMIGGNTPQTRVISTTIVQLNENQRYTEAAVLSAIMLVFAFVVILTVSLLERQKKRETML
- the modA gene encoding Molybdenum ABC transporter periplasmic molybdate-binding protein (precursor) (bhsal16020), with protein sequence MIYRFGLAGLFFLLAASLAQAGQVVVAVAANFTGPAQDIAAVFKQETGHDVTLSYGATGGFYNQIAQGAPFDVFLAADNVRPEQAIDEGYGVTGTNFTYAVGKLVLWRANGKISGAKTLLDPSVNHIAYGNPDTVPYGRAAVEVMEALGFYEILKPKRVEGRNIEQVFQFVDTGNAEIGFVALSQVIKRQDGAHWDIPQSFYRPIRQNAVLLKTAEDNEAAKAFLEFLKTPQAKKIIRAYGYALP